The DNA region CACCGAGGCTGCTGCGCTGGCGCGGCCGGATCTCGGCTCGCCCGGCCGTGCGGCAGGTCGTCGCGCCGATGGCCGCCTATCTCGTGTCGCAGGGGAGGCCCTTGCCCGGCTTCCTGGCGGCCGTCGCGGCGTAAGTTGAAATCCGGGGGGCGGCGCCGACATGAAACATGCGACTGCACAAAGCCTTGACCGGCTGGAAGCGCTGCTGACGGCGATCCGCGCCCTTGCGACGCTCAAGGAAAAATCGCGCGGCGTATTCTATCTCCGTTCTCGCGCCGCGCTGCATTTCCACGAAGATCCTGCGGGGCTGTTCGCGGATCTGCGTCTCGTGGGTGACTGGCAGCGTCTTCCCGTCAACAGCTTCGCCGAGCAGGCAGTCCTGATGCGCGAGCTCGCCAAATTGCCCGTCGATTGACCGGCAAAGAGGGGCGAGCGGGGAGGGGAAGCGAGCAGCTGGGGCTTTTGCACGAGGCGAGCGACGATATCGGCTTGAATCCCGATCGAAACCCGGACATCTATCCGCTGCTCGAACGGGACGACCGAATGACCGCTGACCTCCTCGCCACGCTGCGCGCCGCAATCCCCGATTTGCGAGGCGAGCTCGAAGCCGATGCTCCGCTCGCGCCGATCTCCTGGTTTCGCGCCGGGGGACGGGCGCAGTTGCTCCTGACGCCGGCGGACCTCGCCGATCTGCAATATGTGCTCGCGAGGTTCGCGCAGCTGCCCGCGGCGCGCGAGCTGACGATCCTTACCATCGGCCTTGGCTCCAATCTCCTGGTGCGCGATGGCGGCGTGGCGGGGCTAGTCATCCGGCTCGGCCGGGGCTTCACCCAGGTGACCTCGGAGGCCGGAGAACGCGTGCGTGCAGGTGCGGCCGCGCCCGACGTCAAGGTCGCGCTCGGCGCGGCGAAATTCGGCCTCGCCGGCCTCTCCTTCTATCGCGGCATTCCGGGCACGGTCGGCGGCGCCTTGCGGATGAATGCCGGTGCCTATGGTGGCGAAACGAAGGACGTGTTGGTCGAGGCGAAGGCCGTCGATCGTGAAGGCAGGATCGTGACCCTGAGCAATGCCGAGATGGGCTTCGTCTATAGGCGTTCCGCCGCGCCGGACGACCTGATCTTCGTCGAGGCGCTGTTCCAGGGCCGGGCCGGCGACACCGAGACGATCCGGGCCGAGATGCAGGAGATCACCGGCAAGCGGTCCACGACCCAGCCGGTCAACACCCATACGGGGGGCTCGACCTTCAAGAATCCGCCGGGGCGCAAATCCTGGCAGCTCATCGACGCGGCCGGCTGCCGCGGCCTGCGCATCGGCGATGCCCAAGTGTCCGAGCTGCATTGCAACTTCCTGATCAATCATGGCGCTGCGACCGCGACCGAGATCGAGGAGCTGGGCGAAGAGGTGCGCCGCAAGGTGCGCGAGCATTCTGGCGTCGAGCTCGAATGGGAGATCAAGCGCATCGGGGTGCCGCTGGGACCGCGGGCGTCCCGCCCGCACTTGTGAACCGTGGGGGCGGCGCGCCGCTCGGAGGAAGGGCGACCGGGACGGTCGCCTTCCCAGGGCATGATCGATCGGTTTTCGGGATGAAACGCATCATGAAGATTTGTTGGTCAAATCTCGCATGAGCCGCGATCCTGGCCCCATGGAATCGGCAACCCGCCTCAGACCTGCAGCTCGCATGGACCTCGTGCTGTTCGCCGCCATCTGCCTGATCTGGGGGGCGACCTGGCTCGCCCTGAAATTCGGGCTGGCGGTAGTGCCGCCGCTGATCTTCGCCGGGACCCGCTTCGTCGTCGCCGGAGCGGCGTTCCTGATCTTCCTGCGCCTGCGCGGCGAACCCATGCGCATCCACCGGTCGGATTGGCTCCGCCTTGCGATCGTGACGCTGACCTTGGTGGTCGGCTGCTATGCGCTCCTGTTCTGGGGCACGCTCTATGTCAGCT from Rhizobiales bacterium GAS188 includes:
- a CDS encoding UDP-N-acetylmuramate dehydrogenase encodes the protein MTGKEGRAGRGSEQLGLLHEASDDIGLNPDRNPDIYPLLERDDRMTADLLATLRAAIPDLRGELEADAPLAPISWFRAGGRAQLLLTPADLADLQYVLARFAQLPAARELTILTIGLGSNLLVRDGGVAGLVIRLGRGFTQVTSEAGERVRAGAAAPDVKVALGAAKFGLAGLSFYRGIPGTVGGALRMNAGAYGGETKDVLVEAKAVDREGRIVTLSNAEMGFVYRRSAAPDDLIFVEALFQGRAGDTETIRAEMQEITGKRSTTQPVNTHTGGSTFKNPPGRKSWQLIDAAGCRGLRIGDAQVSELHCNFLINHGAATATEIEELGEEVRRKVREHSGVELEWEIKRIGVPLGPRASRPHL